TCTTTTAATTTATTCAGTTCTTCTTTGCATTCTTCCTCTAAGTGATCGCTGTTATAAGGCTCACTTATAGGAATTTCTGTTATTATGGGCAATTTATTAAATGAATGATATATTAGTACACGTTCTATATTCAGTTGTATGCTTAATGATAATGCGTATCGGGCCGCATTGAAAGCAGCGTCTGAGAAATCGGTAGCTAACAGGATTGTTTTCATTGAAATAAACTATTGTTTTATAGCTACGCTGTGGCGACCGCAGCAATGACTTCTATCAGCAGTAACTACTTACTCAACAATTGACACTTGGCTTTGTTCGACGTTATTTTAATGGTATTATAATTTACAGAATGAATACACGGATATGTTAACAAAGTGTTTAAAGAATAATATCTTTGTACGCATATTAACGCTAAAATAGGTTATATTATATTATAGCATATGAAAAAACAGGGGCCAAACAGAAGAGAAAAAATAATGAATGTAGCTCTTCTCTTGTTTGCTGAAAAAGGGTATGCTGATACTTCTACCAAGCTCATAGCCAGAGAAGCAAATGTTTCTGAAGCATTAATCTTTAAGCATTTTGAAAACAAGGATAAATTGCTGTTCCACCTAATTAAATCTGGTTATAGACGTGTACTCCTACAAAACCATGGGATGCTCACCTACAATGATCCAAAATCTTTCTTGAGGAATATGATAGATCTTCCTAAAAAACTGGTGAGTGAAGAGCCACTTTTTTGGAAATTACAAGAGAGACTTTCACATCATGACTTTTCTAAGCAGCAGCATAATCTATTCATGAAGTCAGTTGACGTAGTTGTGAACAAAGCATTTACTGAACTTGGCAAGAAAGATCCTGCACTTGAAACTCAATTTCTTCTACTTTTGATAGATACGCTGTGGAAAAAAGAGGCTATTGGCGAAATCGAGGCTATTGACAGAATCGCTGAACTTATTAAACAGAAGTACAACCTATAATCAGCTTTGAAAAAAACAAAGTAAGTGTTTACTCACTTATTTTTTTAATATTTTTTTGATATTAAAAATATTACATTAGATTTGCATCACTAATCAATTATAAAACTAAGCATTTTTATATTCTAATATAAAGTGATCATTTGTAAAGGGAGCACTGCCGGGTAGCTTACTTATGATCACTTTGTTTTCTTTGCAATCAGATTAGAAATATGAAATTGCGACCATTGGTAATTATTAACCCCTCATTTATTGGTTAAAGACATGATTACGCTGCAATTAAAGACTTTTTTTTACATAACAGGATATCCTCCGCCCAGCTACAACTGTCATTCGAATTTTGCTAAATCAATATTTCCAGTTTGCCTAGAACATCAATTACACACAAAAAGAATAAAAATCCCCTACGCTATGCAATAAATCCATTCTTTTCTTGTTATTTTAGTAACTAATCGTGATTTTAGTAGAATCGTAGTGTAAACAATATTAAAACAAAGCATAGAAAAGATCACCGAACCTATTTAACAACATGAAATTCAAAAAAAAAACAATAAAGATACTCATAGCACTGACAATCGTTTTAGGAAGTGGTTTCGTTTTTTTCTCAGCCTTCGAGCTTAACAAACCAACACAAAAGGAAGTACGTGTTAGTCTACCCAGCAAGCCGGTACTCCTCCCTAAACAATTCGGATTACATGTTGATTCATTTAACGTCCATAAAAAAACGGTAGCCCGCAATCAGTTTCTATCAAATATATTGGAAGAACATGCCATAGACCGCAGTGCTATTGCTAAGATAGTTGAAAAATCGAAGTCAGTTTTTAACGTTAGAAAGATTAGCGCAGGAAATCCATACACGATTTTCACCTATAAAAACGATCCTCAACGTGCCGCTTATTTCATTTATCAGCCTAATCCAGTTGATTACATCGTCTTCGATCTTCGTGACAGCATGCGCGTATATACAGGAAAAAAAGATGTTACGAAAAAGACGGAAACATTGGCAAGCAGTATTAATCATTCTCTTTATGATGCGTTACAGAAGAATGGAGGAGATCCGCTTTTGGCTATGCAGCTAGCAGAAATATATGGCTGGGCGATAGATTTCTATGCTATCAACAAAGATGATTGGTTTAAGATACAATATGAAAGAGAATATGTGGACGGTAAACCAATTGGCCCGGGAAAAATACAATCTGCCATTTTTTCACATAAAGGAAAAGAATTACAGGCTTATTATTTTCAACCGGATAGCACCACTAAGGGAGGTTTTTATGATGAGGAAGGTAATAGTGTAAAACGCGCTTTTTTAAAGGCTCCATTAAAATTTAGTCGGATAACATCTCGCTACACGAACAGACGTCTACATCCGGTACAAAAAGTTTGGAAAGCTCATCTTGGTACCGATTATGCGGCTCCTAGCGGTACACCTATTATTGCAACAGGTAGTGGAACCGTAGTAGAGTCTGCATTTACGAAATACAATGGCAACTATGTCAAAATAAAACACAATGGTACATATACTACACAATATCTCCATATGAGTAGAAGGGCTGTAAAGCGCGGTCAAAATATTCAGCAAGGTCAAGTCATAGGGTACGTAGGAAGCACCGGGCTTGCAACCGGACCACACGTATGTTATAGATTCTGGAAAAATGGTAAACAGGTAGACGCTTTAAAACAGAATTTTCATGAAACGATTCCGTTATCGGAGGAGTTTTTGGCTCAATTCAAAAGTAGCATTATAGCGAAGCAACAATTACTAGCCTCTCTAAAACTTGACGATAACGATGACCTGCTCGCAGCATCTACCCAGGCCAACGAATTAGAAGAAAAAACTGCGTTTTAAATAAGTAGTTTAATACCTGTTTCAGTAACCTTAAATATCGAAACATCAATCGGAAGATCGGCAGATATCTCCTATAGGTCGCCACCCTTTTCACCATTCTGGCACTTAATTTCAAGCGCAATTAGCTCAGCTATCTGCTGAATGGCTGAAATGCCAGATGTAAACTTCCATGGTTTATGCCGATGGACGTAATAACAAAAAATCAGCTTACAAACCGATGCTTATTGCTTATATTCCAGCTACTTTCGATGCCCTACGGACACACAGTCCCTGAAGATTTGACGAATAGATAAAAAAGGGGCCTTCAAGGAGATTGAAGGCCCTTATTATTATTAAAAAGTGGCCGGATGGCCTGACATAGGACTGCAAATATAAGGATACAAGACTATTTTTTCATATTTATTATTATTATTTCATATTTATGAAATAATCAATTAATATTACATATTTTTTCTATGAAAAATCAAGTAATTCTTTAATTAATAATAAAAATTCATTGTAGTTAATATTATATCCTTGGATAGCTAAAAGGTGTCATTCTGATCGTTCCATTCTCCATCCATTTTTATCCTTTATAAATTTTACTTCATGAGATCGAGGTTCACCAAACGCTTTCTTTTCAAGTTTTGCAAAGGGAGTAACTCCTGTAAACTTCGTTGTATAAGTGGCTTTGGCGCTCTTCCCTTCTTCGTCAATCTCCAGCGAAGTAACTTCGCCTAGTACCTCCTCGGCCACTTTTACCCGCTGCACCGAACTCAACTGGCCTTTATCTGGCTCTAAAAAATAGGTTTTAGCTGCCTCCGTAAACTCAATAACGTTTCCTTCATTATTACCTGATTTTCTATTACGCTCAACCTTCACCAAGCCTTCTTTTTCTAATCCAGCATTGATAACTCTTTTTCCATCTTCAGAGTCTTTAACATAAATTTGATAACTGTGTACATAAGGGTACCTGTCACTTTGTTCCAAAAGTGATAGTGCTTGATCTTTAGTTAACTCGTTTTTATTGCAGCTAAATAGTGCAATAACTATTAGAAACAATATTTTTGCGCTTCTCATGACAAATGTTGTTTTTTATAATCTATAAAAATAGATCTTTTTTACTAATTTATGATAGTCAAAATAGTACTGCCGAACTTTACTTATGTTACCACGTCGTTAGGCATATAAATAAGAAGATATAGATTGAAGAGCCGATTTTTTGTATTATCGGATAAATATCCGATATTCATGTTATGATTGCAGTTTTAACAGGTGATATTGTAAATTCTCGTACTATTAATTCTCCAAAGGCATGGCAAGATGTATTAAAGCGTGCTTTAAATAAAATTGCGTCAGCTAATAATTGGGAAATATTTCGTGGAGATAGCTTTCAGGTTGAACTGAATGTTCCGCAAGAAGCTCTGAAAGATTCAATTTATATAAAAGCGTGTGTAAAAACCGTTAAAGAGCTTGATGTTCGTATCGCGATCGGCATAGGCAATAAGAATTATACAGGAGATAAAGTATCTGAGTCTTACGGTGACGCTTATATTTTTTCCGGTGAAAAGCTCGAATCGTTAAAACGTGATAGACAGAATTTAGCGATAAAAACAACCGATGAAAACTTAAATGAGGAATTGAATATCCTTTTCAGATTAGCATTGACCATTATGGATAACTGGACACCGAATTCTGCAATGCTAATTAAAACGTTGTTTGAAAACCAAAACCTATCACAAAAGGAATTAGGAGACATTCTGGGAATCAGTCAATCATCTGTAAGTGAACGGTATAATAGAGCCCACATTTCAGAAATTGAGGCTCTTCAGCGCTTATTTATTAAAAAAATAAACGGATTAACAAAATGATCGTGATCTTTCTAAAATTACTGTTAGCACATCTTATAGGGGATTTTCTCTTGCAAACCGGCAGGGCTGTAAAATCGAAAGAGCAAAAAAAAATCAGATCGTTTTACCTCTATATCCACTGCATTATACATACTGCGCTAACAATGTTAATCGTTTGGAATATCCATTTTTGGCCATACGCACTATGCATAGGATGCAGTCATTTTATTATCGACATTACGAAACTTTATCTTCAGAAGGAGAAAGGAAAAGTAGCAATCTTTTTAATTGATCAGGCTTGTCATTTATTAGTACTGTTTATTGTTGCCTTTTCTTACGCGCGGTCAGAAGTTGATTTTGCTTTCCTCTTAAGTGATAAATACCTGTTGCTTTATACCTGCATTCTTCTCTTAACCTCCCCCAGTTCTATCTTTATTAAGATTGCTATCTCTAATTGGTCTCCTCAGAATTTAGAGGAAAATCAAAAGAATGGCTCACTGCAAAACGCAGGTAGATGGATTGGAAACCTAGAAAGACTATTGATCTTCGTCTTTATTGTTGTAGGAAGATTTGAGGCTATAGGCTTCCTGCTCGCCGCAAAGTCTATTTTTAGGTTTGGAGATTTAAAGCAAGGTGAAGATAGGAGGCTTACAGAATATGTGCTCATTGGAACATTATTAAGTTTCGGAATAGCTATTCTAACAGGCTTATTTTACATCAATATTTTATAGTAAAAGGGGAAACACACCAATTTAGTATCAGCGAATATATTTTTTCTGTGCTATCTAATTTTGCTCAATAAAAAGCTCCAGAAATAGCATCTTCAGGCATCTATTCACCAGGAATTACTTCATTATGGAAAAAACCAGCATGGTCTGATGCAAAATCTCCTCAACCTCTCCTTATAAATTTCGAACAGACGTCAAATAACGAAGTAGTTATACACAACGGACCAGACAATACACCAACAAACGTGGAATAAAAACCTATGATCGAAATGCCCGAAAAAATCTGGCAAACAAGACGCAGTAAAGTATAAAATATTAAGATTAAGTTTAACAAGAACAAAACAAATCATTGATATTTAATAACTTAATTATTATGTTTGTATTCAGCAATAAACTTAATATCATGGGAAAATTTATCGTTAAGGCTGCAAAGAACGGTCAGTTTCATTTTAATTTGAAGGCAAAAAATGGCCAAGTTATTCTTACCAGCGAGTTATATACATCAAAAACTGCGTGCATTAATGGTATATCTTCTGTTAAAGAAAATGCAAAAAATGGCGACAGATTCGATAGCAAACAATCCACTAACGGGAAATATTTCTTTAATCTCAAGGCCCGTAATGGTCAAATTATAGGAACTAGCCAAATGTATGAATCCTCAGCAGGGCGTAATAACGGCATCATTTCGGTTACAAAAAATGCACCAAACGCAACTGTTGTCGAAGAGTAATGTTAAACTAATGTCATAGAATTATTCTTTTCCGGCATTTGTTTATAATAATTCTAAATAATTGCATATTTGCTTCTTAACAAATTCAAATATGCGATCACTGTTTTCTGCTACTTACAACAGACTCTCGCTTGACCTAGCGACGCTATTGTTACGTGTTGGTTTTGGAATATTAATGATTCCTAATCACGGTTATGCAAAGTTATTATCTTATGCTGAACGTAAAGACCAGTTTATGGATTTTATGGGCTTTGGCGGCCCCTTTTCTCTAGGGCTTACCATCTTTTCAGAATTTTTTTGTTCTATTCTCTTAATTCTCGGTCTTTGTACGAGGTTAGCAACAATACCATTGATTATCACCGTACTGGTTATCCTTTCTGTACACCAATGGGAAATTTTTGGCAAACACGAGCTGGTGCCCGCATTTCTGATAGGTTATTTGACTATTCTTATGCTCGGCCCGGGCAAATATAGTTTGGACTGGCTTATCACAAAAAACAGTACCAGAGTTGAAGATAAGAGACATTT
This Olivibacter sp. SDN3 DNA region includes the following protein-coding sequences:
- a CDS encoding YegP family protein is translated as MGKFIVKAAKNGQFHFNLKAKNGQVILTSELYTSKTACINGISSVKENAKNGDRFDSKQSTNGKYFFNLKARNGQIIGTSQMYESSAGRNNGIISVTKNAPNATVVEE
- a CDS encoding DoxX family protein, with translation MRSLFSATYNRLSLDLATLLLRVGFGILMIPNHGYAKLLSYAERKDQFMDFMGFGGPFSLGLTIFSEFFCSILLILGLCTRLATIPLIITVLVILSVHQWEIFGKHELVPAFLIGYLTILMLGPGKYSLDWLITKNSTRVEDKRHL
- a CDS encoding TetR/AcrR family transcriptional regulator, coding for MKKQGPNRREKIMNVALLLFAEKGYADTSTKLIAREANVSEALIFKHFENKDKLLFHLIKSGYRRVLLQNHGMLTYNDPKSFLRNMIDLPKKLVSEEPLFWKLQERLSHHDFSKQQHNLFMKSVDVVVNKAFTELGKKDPALETQFLLLLIDTLWKKEAIGEIEAIDRIAELIKQKYNL
- a CDS encoding peptidoglycan DD-metalloendopeptidase family protein: MKFKKKTIKILIALTIVLGSGFVFFSAFELNKPTQKEVRVSLPSKPVLLPKQFGLHVDSFNVHKKTVARNQFLSNILEEHAIDRSAIAKIVEKSKSVFNVRKISAGNPYTIFTYKNDPQRAAYFIYQPNPVDYIVFDLRDSMRVYTGKKDVTKKTETLASSINHSLYDALQKNGGDPLLAMQLAEIYGWAIDFYAINKDDWFKIQYEREYVDGKPIGPGKIQSAIFSHKGKELQAYYFQPDSTTKGGFYDEEGNSVKRAFLKAPLKFSRITSRYTNRRLHPVQKVWKAHLGTDYAAPSGTPIIATGSGTVVESAFTKYNGNYVKIKHNGTYTTQYLHMSRRAVKRGQNIQQGQVIGYVGSTGLATGPHVCYRFWKNGKQVDALKQNFHETIPLSEEFLAQFKSSIIAKQQLLASLKLDDNDDLLAASTQANELEEKTAF
- a CDS encoding SatD family protein, which gives rise to MIAVLTGDIVNSRTINSPKAWQDVLKRALNKIASANNWEIFRGDSFQVELNVPQEALKDSIYIKACVKTVKELDVRIAIGIGNKNYTGDKVSESYGDAYIFSGEKLESLKRDRQNLAIKTTDENLNEELNILFRLALTIMDNWTPNSAMLIKTLFENQNLSQKELGDILGISQSSVSERYNRAHISEIEALQRLFIKKINGLTK
- a CDS encoding DUF3307 domain-containing protein, translated to MIVIFLKLLLAHLIGDFLLQTGRAVKSKEQKKIRSFYLYIHCIIHTALTMLIVWNIHFWPYALCIGCSHFIIDITKLYLQKEKGKVAIFLIDQACHLLVLFIVAFSYARSEVDFAFLLSDKYLLLYTCILLLTSPSSIFIKIAISNWSPQNLEENQKNGSLQNAGRWIGNLERLLIFVFIVVGRFEAIGFLLAAKSIFRFGDLKQGEDRRLTEYVLIGTLLSFGIAILTGLFYINIL